The nucleotide sequence GTCCCCTTCTCCCTGTGCTTCTTCTAGCCAGTCAATGCTTCCATCCCTGCGTGCAATATACCCATCAAGACTGACTCCTATATATAAAACCACTTTTCTCATATCTCCAGCTCCTTCTAAAAATTGACTTCCTTATCATCCTAGCAGATAATGACGACAGATTCTGTCGTGAATAGCGGAGGAAATTGACATGTCCAAAACACAAAGATTATTAAACATTCTCTTTTACATCAACAGGCAGGGAAAAGTGACGGCCGGCGAACTCTCTGCGGAATTCGGCATCAGCGTCAGAACGGTTCAGCGCGATCTCGCCGAACTGGAAGAATGGGGGGTTCCTTTATATAGTGAACCGGGGCCGGGCGGAGGATACACGGTTCTCAAAAACAATATCCTGCCGCCGTCTTTTTTTACAGAGGATGAGGGAATTGCGCTCTATTTCTCCTATCAGCACCTCCTGCTGCTGCACGCCCTGCCGTTTCAATCCGAAATCAAGGCTGCATCTGACAAACTTTATGCTTCTTTTCCTGCTGCTGTTAAGGAGAAAATTGATCAGTTAAAAGAAAGGGTCTCTTTTTGGGCTCCGCCTTCTAAAGCGGATGTGCCTTTTTTAAACGAGCTTCTGGACGCTGCCGTTCAGCAGATTGAAATCCGCATTGCCTATGAAAGCAGAAATGGTCAATCTAATCGTGTCATCGTGCCATACGGTATATACGCATCCGGAGGGCTTTGGTACTGTCCTGCTAATGACCGCAAATCCGGCGGGGACCGGCTGTTCCGGGCAGACAGAATTCTTTCTTTTGAAAAATTGGCTCCTGCCCGGAACGGTTCTTTAACCTTAAGTCAATGGATGGAAAAAGAAGAAACGCGTAAACAGGCGCCGCTTAAAGTCCGGCTCTCAAAAAACGGGGTCAGAGAGTGCAAAACGCTGCCTTTTCTATCAGATCATCTGAAGGTAAATGAGGACGGAACCGGGTTTATCGACACTTTTGCACCGCTTGAGGAAGTTCCGTTCATGGCGAAGCAGTTCATCCTGCTCGGAGAAGATGTATATGTAGAAGAACCGGCTGAACTGATTGAGGAAATGGTTGAGCGTGCTGAGAATGTGCTGAGGATATATAAAACAGATGGGTAGTTGAGATTCTGCTTTTTGAGTGAATGACCTGTCCCGTTATTCACTCAGCAGCATGACTCACCATACCTTTAACGGTTCACAGGTTTGAACCGCTTCTTACTTCAATCCGGCTATAAAACTTTATCAGGAACAGGAGAAGACAGGTTCATCATCGTGAGCGGTTCGCCGTACTCCATGGATGAATCAATAAACCCTTCTAATAACTCATTCGACTCAGTCACAACTTTAACAAGATAACTGTACTCTCCAGTTAATCGATGACATTCAATAACCAGAGGATTTTCTTTGCAAAATTCTCTAAATGCGCTGCATCGGTGCGTTTTCATTAAGATGAAAGCCTGAACCGGTTTATCAATCTTCCCATTGTCAATTTCAGCCTTATACCCTTTAATAATACCCTGATCCTCCATCTTCCTGACTCTTTCTGTGACCGCAGGAACGGATAAAGAAACTTTCTTTCCAAGCTCAGTCATTGAAACTCTTCCATCTTCCTGCAAAATAGTAAGTATTTGACGATTAATTGGGTCCATTTGCTTCCACCTTTATTATTTTATCTCAATCTACTAAAATTCATTATTTTCTTAAGTATAACTGGCTGAATTCCATAAGAAAAGTATGTTTCAAGGGGCATTGATAAACTAAAATAAGGAGTATTCAAACACTGGAGGTTTTTTATATGGGATTACAAATGAAGACAATATGTGAAAAATGTGATGGAGAATTAAAAGGAAATGCATATATTTGTGTGCATGAATGTACTTTTTGCGAAGACTGCACGAATGGAATGTCAAACGTTTGTCCAAATTGTTCCGGAGAACTTGTCAGAAGGCCAGAGAGGGCTGGTTTTTGTCCTATTAATACCCTACCTGTCAGCGGGTGACATTTTATAGGACCTAAAAAATAAGAAATATATAATAGTAAATAAATTTCATGAAGAGGTAGAATTATATGCCTAAAATCGACAATATGTTAGCCATTCTATGGATGCTTCGTTCAGGTGAAAAAATAACTGCAAAACAAATTTCAGAAAAGTTAGAGATGAATATAAGGACTGTGTATCGTTATATTGATACAATTTCAACAAGTGGCGTACCTATCATTTCAGAACCAGGACATAACGGCGGATACACTTTACTGAACAATTTTATTGAGGCTCCTCTTTTTTTTGATTATGAGGAGCAAACTTCACTATATCACGCTGCTGTTTTTGCAGAAGAAGCGGGATATTATGGTGGTGAGGCACTAAACAGGGCCATTTCAAAACTAAGTAAATACTCAAATCAAGAGCAGGAAACAAAGATAAACCAACATAAAACTAGTCTTGAAGTAATAAGTCGATTAAGTTCACTCTCTATAGAACCTTCTTTGAAGGAGTTGGAGCAGGCCGTAGCTGACGGGTACTCAGTAAAAATTCTTTACCATAAAAGTGGCGAAAAGCAATTGAATGACAGATTGGTCGATCCGTACAGAATTATCTATTGGAATAATAAATGGTATGTGATTGGATTTTGTCATCTTAGAAATGAAATCCGCAGTTTTAGAGTCGATCGAATTGAAAGTTTAATGCTAACAGAAAATAAGTTTAACCGGCCAGAAAATTTTTCAGCACGTGACTTTTTTACAAATAGCCTTCTTCCAGCTATAGAAGATAAGGAAGGGATTATTTCATTGGTTATCAATGGGGATAAAAATGTATTGGCTGATATTTGCCAACATTGGTTTTTAGGACATTACTTACAAGAACGGACTTCAAATCAAGCAGTTTTTCTTCTTGAAAAAGATGTAATACATACATATGTACCTTATTTCCTTTTACCGTACAATAAATCGATTAAAGTTATTGAGCCAATAAGCCTTAAGGAAAGACTTATTGAAGTTCTGTCGGAATTAATAGATTTTCATCAAGTATGATAACTTCCCTGACGCTACCTGTCAGGGAAGTTATTTTATAATTGCTCTATCAATTGTGATTGGAGTGTTATTGGATGCAAACAAAAAAGGCTTTTCTATATGTATTTAATACAATGTCGGACTGGGAATATGGATATTTAATGGCTGAACTAAACTCAGGAAGATATTTCAAAAAAGATTTAGCACCTTTAAAAGTAATGACAGTAGGAGCTAATAAAGAAATGATTACTACTATGGGAGGACTGAGCATAAAACCAGATATTTCCCTTGATGAATGTACTCTTGAGAATAAAGATCTTTTAATTTTACCAGGAGGGACTACCTGGAGTGAAGAAATTCATCAGCCTATCTTGGAAAGAATTGGCCGAGCTTTAAAGCTTGGCACGATTGTTGCTGCAATTTGTGGAGCAACTGATGCCCTTGCGAATATGGGATACTTAGATACTAGAAAGCATACAAGTAATAACTTAGACTATACTAAAATGACATGTCCTAACTATAAAGGAGAAAAGTTCTATGAGTTGCGATCTGCGGTATCTGATGTGAATTTAGTTACTGCATCTGGAATAGCTCCTCTGGAATTTGCAATGGAAGTACTGAAAAAAATAGATGTATTTACACCAGATGCATTACATTCATGGTATAACCTAAATAAGACTCATAAACCTGAATACTTCTTCCAGTTAATGAATTCAATAAATAAATGAAGGTACGGAAAAGCTCAATTTCTCTATTTTTCTTTTTTCACAGTATCCGGGTGACTAATGGCAGTATAAAATAACCCCACAATTTGCAGGACTTTGTTGAAAAGCGAAGTCCTGCTAATTCCTGTGTGATATAAGATTTTCAAGCCTTTGATGACTGGAAGTTAATTTTTCCGATTCAAGAACCTTCTTCCCCACCTTCTAGAACTGCTTCCAATTCCCTTCAGAAATAACGGCGTTCAGCGACGGCAAGAGGTCTGTAAGCCCGGATTGCCGCATCCAGTGGCACAGGTAGAGGGCGTCGCCTCCGGACACCAGCAGGACATCCGTCTCCTGAACGAGCGGCACCCAGCGGTCTTTATCAATGCTCGGCAGCGCGGTGAGCTCCAGCACTCCTACAGATTTCCAGCCCAAATCCACCATGGGATTTCCGGGTTTCCCTGTGATAAACTCCCAGACTTTGACGCCGGGCCCGACCCAGGGGTGTCCGTACATTGCTGTAGGAATGCACAGGGCGGTGGAGTCTGCGATCGGCTTGTCCAGCATGTTAACAAGGGCATTGTGTATACTCTTGTTCGTTACACCTCCAGATGTAAGCAGAAATTTCACACCTTCACTCATTATCTTTTTTCGTAATTTTAAAGGCTTCTATCCTTTAAAAACTGCAGGTTTTCAAATTATCTGTTTTTTATAATAATATCATATAAAACAAAAACAGCAGGCACTATTCTGCTAAGAATGTGCCTGCTGTTTTATGTGTCATTCCATTTCTCCCGCAGCCAAAAAGCAAGCTGAGGAAACGTTCATTTAAGCCTGATTTTCATCTCTCGGTTTGGCGGATCATCGTTTTTCACAGGAGGAAGTCCGTATCCGTAGCCCGATGCCGCCTGTTTTACGGTATGGGTCACACTGTTCAGAACTTCTCCCATGTCCTGTGCGGATTCAAACAGCGGTTCCACTGTTTTCATCTTGCTTTTCACATCAACCGTAATCTGATTGGCAGACTGGATGAGTTCTTCTGCTTCCCCCGACAGATCATGGACCGCTTTTCTCACTTCCGCAAGCGTTTCGTTCGTTTCTTCAAGAGTAGTCATGCCCTTGCGGAGAGTCTGAATTAAATAGCCTACTAGAAAAATAAAGGCCAGCGCGGCTCCTGCAGCACTTACTTCAAAAATCATCTTGCACCTCCAAAACGGATTATGCACAAGACTGCCTGTACATTACTACAGTATATGAACCTGTCTGATGGAGTAGAAGTTTAGAGTGAGAGCTTTTCGCCTATTTTCAGAACCGGCGCCTCTGCGCGTACCGTCTCCGGATATTTAATGCCCTGACCGGTGTTCAGGCAGACCACTTTCTCGTCTTCCTTGATCCATCCGCTCTCCTTCAATCTGCGGGCAGCTGCAAATGTTGCCGCACCTTCAGGGCATATAAAGCATCCTTCAAGCTGTGCAGTCAGGGCTTGTTCTGCTTTAATTTCCTCTTCTGATACAGCTATGGCACTCCCGTTTGTTTCATAAATTCCCTTAAGAACGAGGAAATCACCGATTGCCTTCGGAACGTTAATGCCGAACGCATCCGTCTGCGAATTTTCCCAAAACTCAGATTCAGCTTTTCCTTCTTCAAAAGCTTTGACAATCGGCGCGCATCCCTCTGCCTGAACGGCAACAAGGCGAGGCATTTTATCCTTGCTGATCCAGCCCAGATCCTGCAGCTCCCGCAGTGCTTTATAGATGCCAATGATCCCCACTCCTCCTCCTGTCGGATAAAGAATGACATCCGGCACCTCCCAGCCCAGCTGTTCGGCAATTTCATATCCCATCGTCTTTTTCCCTTCAATGCGGTACGGTTCTTTTAAGGTAGAGGCATCATAAAATCCCTGTTCCTTTACAAGCTCTGCCACAACTTTTCCGGCATCGCTGATCAGTCCGTCAATTAGATGCAGATTCGCCCCTGAAATGGCGGTTTCTTTCCGGGTGATCATCGGCGCATCAAGCGGCATGATGACATATGGCTCCATACCCGCTCTGGCAGCATAAAGCGACCAGGCTGCACCTGCATTTCCGTTTGTCGGCATGGCAAAGGTCTTTACGCCAAGCTCCTTCGCTTTTGAAATTCCGACAGCCGCTCCCCTCGCCTTGAAGGAACCGGTCGGTATCAGCCCTTCATCCTTCATCAGCAGCTGAGTAAGACCGTACTCAGCTCCAAGCCTGTCCATTTTCAAAAGCGGAGTCATTCCCTCGCCCATTGAAACCACATGTTTTGCGTCCTCAACCGGCAGCAGTTCATGATATCTCCACAAACTGTTTTCCCGTCTGCTGATTTCTTCTTTTGTTAACATACTCTTCACTTGATCTAAATGGTAGCGCACCAAAAGAGGAGATCCGCATGTGCAAAGCTGCTGCACATCCTTAACTGAATACTCGGTCCCGCACTTCGGGCATTCCAAGTGTGAAACATAGCTGTAACTCATTCTGCATTCCCTCCAACTACTAGTAAAGACCCTCAACATCGAGTCAAGGGTCTTCCGTTTTTTTCGGTCTGCTTTATGTAAAGAAAGCAAGCTTACACCGGCGGAACGCGGTCAGCACTTGCCTTTTTTCTTCTGAAAACAAACCGGTTCATGAATTTGTAATTCAGTAAATTGAACCAGATCAGTGCATCCAGAATGAAGCTGCCGGTCGTATCCATCTCATCATTCCGCATTTTCACGTCGATAAACCACCCTATGAAATAACTCCCTGCAAGCCAGAAGGCGTAATACGTGATAAACCTGCTGAATGTACCGTCAAAAGGTAGCGTTACGAATTCGATAAATGCGACTAATCCTGTAAAAAACACCAGAAATGAAGCTCCAAGCAGAAAGAAAATCCTGAACAAAAAACCTAAACAGCCCACACATTTTCCCACCTTTCCCTAAAACTATATCATTCTTTCAAAGATGGAAAAATGTGTTTTCTCTGTTTTTTCAGATGTTTTTCTTTCATTCGAGGCCATATCCTCTTCTCTGAAAACCGTCTGCTGCAAGCGTCATGTTTTCTATTAAGCTCTTAATTTATTCTCCACAGCACTCGCCGGCAGTTTTGCAAGCGCCTGTTCAAAATCTTTGATCAGATCATCCGCATTTTCCAGCCCGACGCTGATGCGGAGAAGTCCGTCCGTTATTCCGCGGCGCTCCCGCTCTTCTTTTGGCATCGCAGCGTGAGACATTCTGGCCGGATAGGACAATATGGATTCGACCGCTCCAAGGCTTACCGCAAATACCGGCAGCTCCACATTTTTAACGAGCGTGCGGACGGCATCCTCGTCTGCCAGTGTGAAAGACAGGACAGCCCCGGGACCGTCTGCCTGATACCGCTGGATCGAGTGTCCCGGATGAAAGGTTAGTCCCGGGTAGTAGACGTTCCGGACCGCTTTATGACGGGATAAATAGTCTGCGAGTTTTCGTGCAGACTCACTGGACTGCTGCAGCCTTACGTTCAATGTTTTCATACCGCGGAGAACGAGCCAGCAGTCCTGGACGCCGAGCACGGCCCCGAATGCGTTCTGCAGTTTCTGTACTCTCGCTGCAAGCTCCTCCCCTTTAACAACGGCAAGGCCTGCAAGGACATCGCTGTGTCCGGCAAGGAATTTGGTGGCGCTGTGAAGGACGATGTCCACACCGAGTTCAATTGGCCGCTGCAGGGCTGGAGTCAAAAACGTATTATCTAAAAACGTCAGGCATCCGTTTGCCTTTGCAAGCTTTGTAATTCCGCGGATATCCGTAATTTTCAACAAAGGATTGGACGGTGTTTCAACGTAAATGACTTTTGTATTCGGCCTGATATGAGAAGCAACTTCATGAAGATCGGTCATGTCAACAAAGCTGTACTCAATGCCGAATCTGCTGAGAACGTCTGTGATGATCCGGTACGTTCCGCCGTACACATCCTCTGTAATCAGGACGTGGTCGCCTTTTGACAGGAGCAGAAAACAGGTGGAGATTGCTGCCATCCCGGATGCAAAAGCAAAGCCTCTCGTTCCGCCTTCAAGTTCAGTGATGGCCTGCTCGAGTGTTTCCCGCGTCGGATTGCCCGAACGCCCGTAGTCGAATTTGCCGTAATCGTCAAAATCAAACTGGTGAAACGTTGATGAATGATGGATGGGAACGCTGACCGCCCCTGTGTCTTTCTGCGCCTTATGACTGTTGTGAAGCAGTTTCGTCTCAAATGTCCACTTACCGCTGCTCAACTTTATCTGCCTCCTTCATAAGTTCAAATGCCTGAACCAGATCCCGCTCCAGATCACCTGCGTGTTCAATTCCGACTGAAAAGCGCAGGAGGCGGTTGCATACGCCGTTTGCTGCTCTGATCTCTTCAGGAATATCCATATGTGTCTGTGTGGCCGGATATGTGATAAAGCTCTCCACGCCTCCGAGGCTCTCTGCGAATGTTATCGTCTTCAGAGCTTTTAAAAACGGGTTGACCCACTCTTCCTTTTGCAGCCTGAACGAAAGCATTCCGCCTTTACCCGGATACAAAACATCTGTTACTTCGGATTGGCTCTCCAAAAATGCCGCAAGCTGTCCTGCATTTTTTTCATGCTGATTCATCCTTAAAGCAAGTGTCTTCATCCCGCGGATCAAAAGCCATGAATCAAACGGGGAGAGCACTCCGCCTATTGCATTATGATGCTGTGCGAGCTCTTCGCACAGCTCTTTGCCTTTTGCGACGACAAGGCCTGCAAGTACATCGTTATGTCCGCCCAAATATTTGGTTGCACTGTGAATGACAATATCGGCTCCGTCTAAAATCGGCTTCTGCAGAATCGGCGTGTAGAACGTATTATCAACTATCAGCAGCAAATTGTGTTCCCGTGCAATTTCGGCTATATCGCTGACCTCTGTTTCCTGCATCAAAGGATTTGTCGGAGTCTCCAGAAAAATCGCCTTTGTGCGGTCATTGATCAGCTGCTTTGTACAGTCCCCGTCTTTAAAATCCGCATAATGGAAAACAAGGCCGTATTTGCGCCATTCACGCTCAAACAAGCGGTATGTTCCGCCGTACAAATCGGAGGAGACGATCAGTTCATCCCCGCTTTTAAACAGGGCCATCAGCGTCTGAATGGCCGCCATTCCAGAACTGAACGCATACCCCTGATCGCCGTGCTCAAGATCTGCAATTGCTTTTTCTAAAATCGTTCTCGTCGGATTCCCCGTCCTGATGTAATCAAACCCTGTTGATTCCCCGATTCCATTATGTCTGTAGGCTGTTGAAAAGTAGACGGGGGGGTTTACCGTTCCCGTTATGTTTTCACTGCGATTCCCGATTTGCGCCAAAGTTGTTTCAATGCGTTCCGACATGTTTAAACACCATCCTGTTTGTCATTTCTTCTTTTTACACGCCCTGGACCGGGCTGTCTTGTATACATTGGAAAAATAAAAAGCGCCTTCCTCATATAAGAAGAAGACGCTTGGTTCTGCGAAACTGGCTTCCTCTTATCTCCCAAGCATACAAGCTTGCTGGAATTAGCACCTTGGTTCGAACAGGCATCCGCCTGATCTTTTCCGGTTGCTGAGGTTTCACAGGGCCAGAACCCTCCACCTCTCTGGATAAGAATAAATAGTATGAATTTTTTAAATGTTTTTATTACCTTACCTCACTTTTTTCATAAATGCAAGAGGTTTAGGCAAAAAACTCAGCCCTTCACTGAGCCTGCTGTCATTCCCGCAATGAAATATTTCTGAAGGAAGATGTAGGCGATAATCAGCGGAGCAGATGCGATCATCACACCTGTGAACAGCATCGGATAGTTTGTCATGTACTCCCCCTGGAATTCAAGGAGAGCAAGCGGCAAGGTCTTATATTCATCTTTCGTGATGAAAAGCAAGGGATAAAGCAGGTCGTTCCAGTGCATCACGAACAGAAAAATGGCTGTAGCCGACAGCGATGGAAGCGAGAGCGGCAAGGCAATTTTGCGGTACATCAGCCAGTTCCCGGCGCCGTCAATGGATCCTGCTTCAAATAACGATTTCGGCAGAGTTTTCATGAATCCGGTGAGGATAAAAACAGCAACGGGCAAGGTAGCCGCAATGTTGACGATCATCAGCCCCACAAGACTGTTCGTCAGCTTCAGCTGAAAAATCAGCTGATAGAGCGGAATCATGTTCACCTGCGCAGGAATCATCATGCCAAGTGTAAAGAAACCGAACACAGCAGCGCTGAACACACCGCCGATTCGCGTGATGGCATAGGCGATCAGGCTTGCAAAAAACAGCGTCAGAAAGACGGATACAAGCGTGACAATCGAGCTGTTCTGAAAATAAAGGCCCATCGACTGCTCTTGAAAAATAGATATGTAATTTGAC is from Bacillus sp. FSL H8-0547 and encodes:
- a CDS encoding YafY family protein yields the protein MSKTQRLLNILFYINRQGKVTAGELSAEFGISVRTVQRDLAELEEWGVPLYSEPGPGGGYTVLKNNILPPSFFTEDEGIALYFSYQHLLLLHALPFQSEIKAASDKLYASFPAAVKEKIDQLKERVSFWAPPSKADVPFLNELLDAAVQQIEIRIAYESRNGQSNRVIVPYGIYASGGLWYCPANDRKSGGDRLFRADRILSFEKLAPARNGSLTLSQWMEKEETRKQAPLKVRLSKNGVRECKTLPFLSDHLKVNEDGTGFIDTFAPLEEVPFMAKQFILLGEDVYVEEPAELIEEMVERAENVLRIYKTDG
- a CDS encoding Lrp/AsnC family transcriptional regulator; protein product: MDPINRQILTILQEDGRVSMTELGKKVSLSVPAVTERVRKMEDQGIIKGYKAEIDNGKIDKPVQAFILMKTHRCSAFREFCKENPLVIECHRLTGEYSYLVKVVTESNELLEGFIDSSMEYGEPLTMMNLSSPVPDKVL
- a CDS encoding DUF1272 domain-containing protein; translated protein: MGLQMKTICEKCDGELKGNAYICVHECTFCEDCTNGMSNVCPNCSGELVRRPERAGFCPINTLPVSG
- a CDS encoding WYL domain-containing protein — its product is MPKIDNMLAILWMLRSGEKITAKQISEKLEMNIRTVYRYIDTISTSGVPIISEPGHNGGYTLLNNFIEAPLFFDYEEQTSLYHAAVFAEEAGYYGGEALNRAISKLSKYSNQEQETKINQHKTSLEVISRLSSLSIEPSLKELEQAVADGYSVKILYHKSGEKQLNDRLVDPYRIIYWNNKWYVIGFCHLRNEIRSFRVDRIESLMLTENKFNRPENFSARDFFTNSLLPAIEDKEGIISLVINGDKNVLADICQHWFLGHYLQERTSNQAVFLLEKDVIHTYVPYFLLPYNKSIKVIEPISLKERLIEVLSELIDFHQV
- a CDS encoding type 1 glutamine amidotransferase family protein, encoding MQTKKAFLYVFNTMSDWEYGYLMAELNSGRYFKKDLAPLKVMTVGANKEMITTMGGLSIKPDISLDECTLENKDLLILPGGTTWSEEIHQPILERIGRALKLGTIVAAICGATDALANMGYLDTRKHTSNNLDYTKMTCPNYKGEKFYELRSAVSDVNLVTASGIAPLEFAMEVLKKIDVFTPDALHSWYNLNKTHKPEYFFQLMNSINK
- a CDS encoding DUF948 domain-containing protein; its protein translation is MIFEVSAAGAALAFIFLVGYLIQTLRKGMTTLEETNETLAEVRKAVHDLSGEAEELIQSANQITVDVKSKMKTVEPLFESAQDMGEVLNSVTHTVKQAASGYGYGLPPVKNDDPPNREMKIRLK
- a CDS encoding threonine synthase; its protein translation is MSYSYVSHLECPKCGTEYSVKDVQQLCTCGSPLLVRYHLDQVKSMLTKEEISRRENSLWRYHELLPVEDAKHVVSMGEGMTPLLKMDRLGAEYGLTQLLMKDEGLIPTGSFKARGAAVGISKAKELGVKTFAMPTNGNAGAAWSLYAARAGMEPYVIMPLDAPMITRKETAISGANLHLIDGLISDAGKVVAELVKEQGFYDASTLKEPYRIEGKKTMGYEIAEQLGWEVPDVILYPTGGGVGIIGIYKALRELQDLGWISKDKMPRLVAVQAEGCAPIVKAFEEGKAESEFWENSQTDAFGINVPKAIGDFLVLKGIYETNGSAIAVSEEEIKAEQALTAQLEGCFICPEGAATFAAARRLKESGWIKEDEKVVCLNTGQGIKYPETVRAEAPVLKIGEKLSL
- the metC gene encoding cystathionine beta-lyase; translated protein: MSSGKWTFETKLLHNSHKAQKDTGAVSVPIHHSSTFHQFDFDDYGKFDYGRSGNPTRETLEQAITELEGGTRGFAFASGMAAISTCFLLLSKGDHVLITEDVYGGTYRIITDVLSRFGIEYSFVDMTDLHEVASHIRPNTKVIYVETPSNPLLKITDIRGITKLAKANGCLTFLDNTFLTPALQRPIELGVDIVLHSATKFLAGHSDVLAGLAVVKGEELAARVQKLQNAFGAVLGVQDCWLVLRGMKTLNVRLQQSSESARKLADYLSRHKAVRNVYYPGLTFHPGHSIQRYQADGPGAVLSFTLADEDAVRTLVKNVELPVFAVSLGAVESILSYPARMSHAAMPKEERERRGITDGLLRISVGLENADDLIKDFEQALAKLPASAVENKLRA
- a CDS encoding methionine biosynthesis PLP-dependent protein; the encoded protein is MSERIETTLAQIGNRSENITGTVNPPVYFSTAYRHNGIGESTGFDYIRTGNPTRTILEKAIADLEHGDQGYAFSSGMAAIQTLMALFKSGDELIVSSDLYGGTYRLFEREWRKYGLVFHYADFKDGDCTKQLINDRTKAIFLETPTNPLMQETEVSDIAEIAREHNLLLIVDNTFYTPILQKPILDGADIVIHSATKYLGGHNDVLAGLVVAKGKELCEELAQHHNAIGGVLSPFDSWLLIRGMKTLALRMNQHEKNAGQLAAFLESQSEVTDVLYPGKGGMLSFRLQKEEWVNPFLKALKTITFAESLGGVESFITYPATQTHMDIPEEIRAANGVCNRLLRFSVGIEHAGDLERDLVQAFELMKEADKVEQR
- a CDS encoding carbohydrate ABC transporter permease, whose product is MKGTKYGLILIYAAIIIIPIFAIFLTTFKTIAEMYENVLGLPERFSVSNYISIFQEQSMGLYFQNSSIVTLVSVFLTLFFASLIAYAITRIGGVFSAAVFGFFTLGMMIPAQVNMIPLYQLIFQLKLTNSLVGLMIVNIAATLPVAVFILTGFMKTLPKSLFEAGSIDGAGNWLMYRKIALPLSLPSLSATAIFLFVMHWNDLLYPLLFITKDEYKTLPLALLEFQGEYMTNYPMLFTGVMIASAPLIIAYIFLQKYFIAGMTAGSVKG